GCGGATGACGTCCGCGTTGGACCTGGCCCGCGCGGCCACCACCGTCCCGAACGCCGAGCGGTCGCCTTCGTATCCGTAGGCGTCGAGCAGCAAATGCAGCCGCCGGGAGCGGTCTTCGAAGGCCGTGAACCCGGTCCGCTCGGCGAACCGGCGCGCGTACAGCGGGACCCAGGTCAACGCCATGAAGGCCAGGTCGAACTCACGCGTCGACGGACCGGCGGTGTCCCAGTCGAAGAAACCCGCCAGGCCTCCCTCGCGCCAGACCGCGTTCCACGGGGCGGCGTCATGGTGGCCGATGACCAGACCGGGACGCCACGCCTGCCCGGCGAGCCAGCGAGCGTCGGGCGGCGGCACGAAGGACCGGGTCGCATCGTGCAGTCTGCGGGCCCATCGGCCCACCTCCACGAGCGCGGTCTCCGAGTACACCCAGGCAGGCCACGGGAGGTCCTCGCCCGCCGTCTCGCCTTCGAGGTGGGTCAGGATCTCACGCCCTTGGCCGTCCACTCCCAGGACCCGGGGTACGCCCTCCATCCCGGCCGCCTCCAGATGGCGCAGCACCGCGTGCACCGCGGGTGTCCAAGGCTGGACGGGCCGGTGCACGGCGTCACCGCGGCGCACCGCCCCAACTGTCCTGCCCCCGGGCAAACGTCGCTCCTCTTCCATGGGTCGGTTCTACCCGCCATTGCATGCGCATCGAAAGGTCAGCGGCAGACTTCATCGAGCCCTCGCCGCGTTCCTGACGTGGGCGTCACACATTGATGACAGCCCCTGGCTAGGAGAGTTTGAGAAGCAGTTCGCTGAGTTCGCCCGGCATAGTGATCATGCAGTCGTGTCCGGTCGGCAGCTCCCATACCTGGGCGGCAGTGCCGTTGGGCTGGATCGAGGGGACAGGACGACGGGTGACGCCCGCCGGCATGGCGCCGACATTGTGAATGTGCGTGCGCGGGATCGCGTTGACGGCTGGGTTGCCCAGTCGCACCGGCTGCTGCAGACAGCGCACCGGCTGATCCGAGAGCATCCCGCGCAGCCAGGCGACGTCGACCGGGTCGGTGACGCCGAACAGGCCGAAAGGCGCGGGCTGCTCGGGCATCGGCGGCACGCGCCAGCCGCTCTCGGACTCTTCAGCGAGCTCGATCAGTTGCCGTGTCACGGGTTGGACGTCAACTGCGGACTCGCCGTCCTCCGGGACCATCGCATCGAGATAGACCAGGTGCGCGATGCGTTCCGGAATCCGGTTGGCCACGGAGGAGATCACCAGCCCTGCGTAGCTGTGCCCGACGAGTACGACGTCGCTGAGGTTCTCCTCGGTGATCAGCCCGACCACATCGTCGACGTGCGTATCGAGACCCACCTCCGGCCCGAGCAGGTGTGCCTTGTCGCCATAGCCGGTCAGGGACGGCGCGAACACCCGGTGCTCGGCGGCCTCCAGCAGCGGTACCACCCGCTCCCAGCACCGTCCGTTGTGCCAAGCACCGTGTACCAGCAGAAATGTGGACATCGATCTTCCTTCACGGGAGCAGAAGAGCACGGTCACGCGCAGGCCGCTGGTTCGCGGCTCTGGCGGTTACCTTTCGTGCCTCGGTACTGTTTGAGTACCTAGAGCATGCTGGTGCACACGAAGCGCCGCGGGCAATAAGGCACTTTTCGGTGCCCCGGTTCTCTGGAGGTAACCATGGACGCGGCACAGGGCGATCCTCAGTCGGCGGCGCAGCCCGGCGATGCGTGCCGGACCCGGGTGGTGCTCGACATCGTCGGAGACAAGTGGTCGCTGCTGGTCGTGCGCAATCTCAGGGACGGACCGCGCCGTTTCACCGAGCTCAAAAGAGCCATCGACGGAATCAGCCAGCGCATGCTCACCGTGACGCTGCGCAGCCTGGAGCGCGACGGAATCCTGACCCGCACCGTCCACGAGGTGATGCCGCCACATGTCAGCTATGAGCTCACGGAGATGGGCATCACCCTGCGCGAGGCCACCGCGCCCCTGCTCGAATGGAGCGTCGCGCACCTCGCCCGGATCGACGATGCCCGCTCCGTCTACGACGCCCGCACGGATCCCCGATGACCTCATGGCGGAACGGGTAGCCGAGTATCACCCGCCAATCCCACTCTGAAGACGCGTCCCAGGGCAATCAGTTCCGGGCGCAGGCCCGCGCTTCGTCGTGAAGGCCTTCCGATGCGGTTCGGCCTTCGGACGGCATCGCCGGTCGTATGCGGGGGGCACGTCGACGCGACGCGCCCTTCGCGCTGGCGCAGCGCATCGCCGCTGCCGTGATCGCCCGCGGGCGGGGGTGACGGTCAGCGCCCCTCCTCCCAGCAGGCGATCCGCGCCTCCGGCGACAGCGGCCCTACGGTGTCGGCTCCAGAGTCGCGCTCGTCCACGCCGCGCGCAGCGCCTTCTTGTCCACCTTGCCGACCTTGGTCGTCGGCAGCTGATCCAGCAGGACCGTCTTGCGGGGCGTGTACAGCTCTCCCAGGTCGGCGGTCACCAAGGCGGCGACGTCGTCCGGGTCGACGTCCACGCCCTCGGCCGTGGCCAGGAAGATCTGTACGGCTTCCCCGTACTCCTCGTCGGGTACGCCCAGCGCGGCCGCGTTGCGGACACCGGGCAGCGTGAGCAGGAAGTCCTCCAGGACCCGGGAGTAGACGTTGTCGCTGGTGCTGCCGGTGACGATGATGTCCTTGGCCCGGTCCACGAGAAAGAGGTACCCCTCGGCGTCGAGGTAGCCCAAGTCGCCGGTGCGCAGCCAGCCGTCGTCAAGGGCCTCGGCGGTGCGCTCCGGGTCCTCGTAGTAGCCGAGCATCACTGTCTCGCCCCGGACGCATACCTCGCCGACCTGCCTGGCGGGCAGCGCCGCCGTGCTGCCTTCGGCACGGATCTCGATCTCGGTGTCGGATATCGCGCGACCGCAGCTGCGCCAGAGTTCGGGCCGCTGAGCTCCCTCCGAGGCGAGGTCCTCCGCACCGAATGCTGCGATACCGAGCGCCTCCGACTGCCCGTAGCCCTGGCTGAGCACGGGCCCGAAGACCTCGACCGCCTGCTGGAGCCGGGTGGGCGACGAGGCCGCGCCTCCGACGACGATCCGCCGCAGGGCCGGGAGGACCCCCGGCTCGCACTCCGGGTGGTCAAGCAGCGCGTACAGCATCGGCGGCACGAACATGGTGGCGGTGATCCGCTCCTCGCGCAGCACCGTCAGCGCCGCGCTCGCTTCGAACTCGGGCAGCACGACGAGGACGGACCCTGTCACCAGCGCCTGAACCGCGATGAGGTGCCCGCTGCCGTGAGTGAGCAAAGTGGAGGCGAGCACGCGGTCCGTGCCCGGTTCCATGGTCGGGAAGACCGCCGGGCGGGAGTCCTGTGGGGCGCCCTTCACCAGGTCCACCAGCGCGTC
This Streptomyces sp. NBC_01283 DNA region includes the following protein-coding sequences:
- a CDS encoding alpha/beta fold hydrolase, producing MSTFLLVHGAWHNGRCWERVVPLLEAAEHRVFAPSLTGYGDKAHLLGPEVGLDTHVDDVVGLITEENLSDVVLVGHSYAGLVISSVANRIPERIAHLVYLDAMVPEDGESAVDVQPVTRQLIELAEESESGWRVPPMPEQPAPFGLFGVTDPVDVAWLRGMLSDQPVRCLQQPVRLGNPAVNAIPRTHIHNVGAMPAGVTRRPVPSIQPNGTAAQVWELPTGHDCMITMPGELSELLLKLS
- a CDS encoding class I adenylate-forming enzyme family protein yields the protein MIIDAQKTDEPWTYVDHILEHWHQDEDAEALVQGTQRLTRREARQRLFRLGHALRRQGLEPGDGVGLFLANRVDSVLVQLAVHLVGCRVVFLPPEPGPGELAALVEQSRARAVVTDPLFAERAADAAGRSVHAPVLLSLGPCEQPCADLLALEAECPEVRPDGVPAPGADEAVTVLYTGGTLGRPKLAAHSHRLYDALVDLVKGAPQDSRPAVFPTMEPGTDRVLASTLLTHGSGHLIAVQALVTGSVLVVLPEFEASAALTVLREERITATMFVPPMLYALLDHPECEPGVLPALRRIVVGGAASSPTRLQQAVEVFGPVLSQGYGQSEALGIAAFGAEDLASEGAQRPELWRSCGRAISDTEIEIRAEGSTAALPARQVGEVCVRGETVMLGYYEDPERTAEALDDGWLRTGDLGYLDAEGYLFLVDRAKDIIVTGSTSDNVYSRVLEDFLLTLPGVRNAAALGVPDEEYGEAVQIFLATAEGVDVDPDDVAALVTADLGELYTPRKTVLLDQLPTTKVGKVDKKALRAAWTSATLEPTP
- a CDS encoding winged helix-turn-helix transcriptional regulator produces the protein MDAAQGDPQSAAQPGDACRTRVVLDIVGDKWSLLVVRNLRDGPRRFTELKRAIDGISQRMLTVTLRSLERDGILTRTVHEVMPPHVSYELTEMGITLREATAPLLEWSVAHLARIDDARSVYDARTDPR
- a CDS encoding phosphotransferase, producing the protein MRRGDAVHRPVQPWTPAVHAVLRHLEAAGMEGVPRVLGVDGQGREILTHLEGETAGEDLPWPAWVYSETALVEVGRWARRLHDATRSFVPPPDARWLAGQAWRPGLVIGHHDAAPWNAVWREGGLAGFFDWDTAGPSTREFDLAFMALTWVPLYARRFAERTGFTAFEDRSRRLHLLLDAYGYEGDRSAFGTVVAARARSNADVIRRMAADGDPVYTALEPVAAELEQAAREVGLLPASFWVPQARG